The Apodemus sylvaticus chromosome 4, mApoSyl1.1, whole genome shotgun sequence nucleotide sequence acaccaccaccacgGGCTTCGAGGTTTTTAAATGTCATATAAGAGGATATCAAAAGGTGTAAAAGTAAACAAATTGGTTTATAAGACAAAAGCGGTGCTAAAGTGTGGGTTGAATTTGCCTTTTCACAGCTTTGTATGCCATGGAAATTAAAGTTGAAAAAGATTTGAAGACTGGAGAGAGCGTAGTTCTGTCTTCTATACCGCTCCCATCAGATGACTTTAAAAATACAGGAATAAAGGTGTATGAGGACCGGCAGAAATCAGTGTACGCAGTTAGCTCCGATCGGAACACAGCCTACAACGGCACCGATGGCCTCGCACCTGTTGAAGTAGAGGATCTCCTAAGACAAGCCTCAGAGAGGAACTCTACATCACCCACAGAGTACCACGAACCTGTGTATGCCAACCCGTTTTGCAGGCCTATGACCccacagagagaaagagtaaTAAGCCCTGGACCAAACTTTCAAGAAAGGATAGCGATGAAAACTAACGGACTGGGCAACCATGCAAATGAATCTGCGCACAATATGACCGACGGGCTCTCAGAGAGGAGAAGCAATGGTCCCGCTCACAGCAGCCCCACTCGGCCCACGCCTCAGCCCCGATCAATGGTTCGGCAAGTGGAAGAGATGGGCCACGCCCAGCAAAAGAGGATGGCGAGTCCTTGGGAAGAATCCAGCATCAGGCCGAACGAACATGAAGTTTCTCCAAGGATGGAACTGAGCCCCAGCAGAGCAAGCCCTGGGAAATCAGGACCCCAGTGTTCTTCACCCACTTGCCAGGAGGAGACAGAAGATATCAGATATAACATCGTTCATTCTCTGCCTTCGGATGTGGATGACACAGAACCTGTAACAATGATTTTTATGGGGTATCAGCAGGCAGATGAcaatgaggaagaaaagaagctTTTGACGGGCTACGACGGGGTCATCCACGCTGAGCTAGTCGTGATCGATGACGAGGCGGAGGATGACGGAGAAGCTGAGAAGCCTTCCTACCATCCCGTAGCTCCCTGTAGTCAGGTTTACCAGCCAGCCAAACCAACCCCGCTTCCTAGAAAGAGAGCGGAAGTTAGTCCTTGTGAAAACACAAACCATAAATCTCCCCACAAAAATTCCATATCTCTGAAAGAGCAAGAGGAACGCTTAGGCAGTCCTGGCCGGCACTCTCCTCTGGACGTTCCCGTGGCTGGAGATGGGACTGAGGACCCTTCTTTAACAGGTAATAAAAATGCCAAGGCATGCCGCTGCTGTTCACTAATGTGACCGTGTTCCCTGCGTTAACGAATGCTCTGACTCTGTGACCGCCTCATAAACTAATACACACGGGACAGCGTTTATTAATGCTGATCCGGATTATAATCAGCAGAGCAAAGTTAGCCACATCAAAAAATAACCAAAGTGGAAACTCAGTCTTGCTTGGTTTTAATATTGCATTGGCTGCCTTTAGCTACTGGAAATGTGTCTTCTGGGAGGGAGCAATACCATATGTGAATAACTGGGGTTG carries:
- the Palmd gene encoding palmdelphin, which gives rise to MEEAELVKGRLQAITDKRKIQEEISQKRLKIEEEKLKHQHLKKKALREKWLLDGIGSGKEHEEMKKQNQQDQHQTQVLEQSILRLEKEIQDLEKAELQISANEEAILKKLKSIERTTEDIIRSVKVEKEEIPEESIEDIYANIPDLPSSYIPSRLRKERNEGPDDEQNRKALYAMEIKVEKDLKTGESVVLSSIPLPSDDFKNTGIKVYEDRQKSVYAVSSDRNTAYNGTDGLAPVEVEDLLRQASERNSTSPTEYHEPVYANPFCRPMTPQRERVISPGPNFQERIAMKTNGLGNHANESAHNMTDGLSERRSNGPAHSSPTRPTPQPRSMVRQVEEMGHAQQKRMASPWEESSIRPNEHEVSPRMELSPSRASPGKSGPQCSSPTCQEETEDIRYNIVHSLPSDVDDTEPVTMIFMGYQQADDNEEEKKLLTGYDGVIHAELVVIDDEAEDDGEAEKPSYHPVAPCSQVYQPAKPTPLPRKRAEVSPCENTNHKSPHKNSISLKEQEERLGSPGRHSPLDVPVAGDGTEDPSLTALRIRMAKLGKRVI